In the Oscillospiraceae bacterium genome, GGTCAGATTGGGATAAAAGCCGGGAGACTCAATCAGGCTACCGATACGGGGCAGCAACTTCTTTTCATTCCCCTGCAAAGATTTCCCCCAGATTTTGACCTCCCCGGAAGTCGGCTTCGTTAAGCCCAACAGCATTTTCATGGTAGTTGTTTTTCCGGCTCCGTTTCTGCCCAACAGACCATAAATTCTCCCACGCTTCACATGGATATTTAAGTCAGCCACACTCTTTTGCGAGCCATATTGCTTCGTCAGATTTTTTGTTTCAATGATGTAATTTGTATCCATATTCAAAACCTCCTGTTCTGTAAGGTATTCTATCACGCCAACCTTGCATTAACCTTGCCGCAACCTTGCATTAACCTTGCAATTTGAAATCCGGCAAAAATGACAAAGGTTCCCGCCATAAAGACGGGAACCCGCTTAAATCTCCAAAGGAAAAAGCAACATAAATTCAGTTCCTTCTCCCGGAAAGCTTTCAACTGTTATGCTTCCACCCATCTTTTCTACAAGCTGATGGACAATAGAAAGACCAAGTCCGCTTCCTTTTTCGGATCGTCCTTTATCACACTTATAAAGCCGTTCAAATATGTGTTTCAAATCGTCTTTCTCAATTCCTACTCCATTATCCGCCAGCAGCAGCTCCATGTTATTTTCCTTCTTTGACAGGACAATTTTGATTTTGTCTGCATGGCTGTGAGCGATTACATTTTGAATGAGATTGTTGACGATCCTCATATAGCTGTCCATATCCAATCTTACCCGGACAGGCTGTTCGGGAATATCAATGTCATAATCAACCTGTTTATCCTCAAAAATCGGTATCCAGTCAATCAGGATATTTCTTGTCAGCTCTGCGGCCTCAACGCTCTGGATTTCCAAAGCAAACTCGTTAGAATTTAACTTGAACCAGTCAAAGAGCACATCAATATATTCTTTCAGATCATGGGCTTTCCGTCGGGCGGTTTCAATATAATCATCCCGGTCTTTTCCTGTGACCAGTCCTTTGTGTGCAGCGTCAAGATACCCAATCAAAGTGGTAAGGGGCGTTCGCACATCATGGGAAAGGCTCGTCATAAGCTGGCGGTTGGTTTCCTCTGTCTGCCGTACAGTTGAAAGTCTGCTTTCATAGGACACAACGATCTCATTGATTTCATAGGCAAGAGGTGCTGTCAGTTCATTTGTTGCAGACAGAATACGCCGGTTGCCATTTCCGTTTTTCACATCAACCAGCACATCGGTCATTTCTGCTATTTGTTTTTTTACGCGCCGAACGAGAACGATGGAAGTCAGCACAGCCAAAACAGCAATCACAATGGACAAGAAAACGATGATTTCCATGCTGGCTACACCTCCTTATTAAACCGGTAGCCAATCCCTTTGACCGTTTGTATATATTTTGGGCTTGAAGGATTGACTTCTAATTTTTTACGAAGCCGACTGATAATCGCCATAATGTTACTGTCGTCATAGAAATATTCTTCGCCCCAAACTTCCTCATAAATCTGCTGTTTTGTCAAAATTTTTCCTTGATGCTTTGCACAGTACAGGAGCAGATCAAATTCCTTTGGTGGAAGTTCAAAAGTGCCATTTTCCGTCGTAACAGAACGATTTTCAAGGTCAATTTGCAATCCATCAAAATCCAGTTTTTGCACAGCTCCGGCTTGATGATTAAAACGGGTGTAGCGGC is a window encoding:
- a CDS encoding HAMP domain-containing histidine kinase, which produces MEIIVFLSIVIAVLAVLTSIVLVRRVKKQIAEMTDVLVDVKNGNGNRRILSATNELTAPLAYEINEIVVSYESRLSTVRQTEETNRQLMTSLSHDVRTPLTTLIGYLDAAHKGLVTGKDRDDYIETARRKAHDLKEYIDVLFDWFKLNSNEFALEIQSVEAAELTRNILIDWIPIFEDKQVDYDIDIPEQPVRVRLDMDSYMRIVNNLIQNVIAHSHADKIKIVLSKKENNMELLLADNGVGIEKDDLKHIFERLYKCDKGRSEKGSGLGLSIVHQLVEKMGGSITVESFPGEGTEFMLLFPLEI